The Teredinibacter franksiae DNA window AGTTGGTGGGCGTACTACGAACTTGGGTGGGGAGGTTGGTGGTTCTGGGACCCGGTAGAAAATGCGGCGTTTATGCCATGGTTGGTGGGCACAGCGCTTATTCACAGTTTGGCCATGACAGAAAAACGGGGCGTGTTTAAAAACTGGACTCTTTTTCTGGCAATATTCACTTTTTCTCTGAGCTTGTTAGGTACGTTTCTAGTGCGCTCTGGCGTGCTCACTTCGGTGCACTCGTTCGCAGCAGATCCAACCCGTGGCGTGTTTATACTGGCGTTTTTAGGTGTAGTGGTCGGTGGGTCATTAACACTTTTTGCACTGCGAGCACCGGTTGTTAAAAGTGTCTCAGGTTTTGGTTTTCTCTCTCGCGAGGCCTTCTTATTAGCCAACAGTATTATCTTTATTATTGCCGCCAATTTCATTTTACTTGGCACCTTGTACCCGCTTGTAGCAGATGCATTAGGGCAGGGGAAAATCTCGGTCGGAGAACCGTGGTTTAACACATTTTTTGTACCGCTCATGGCCGTTGTTGCGTTGACAATGGGGTTGGGCTCAATGCTTAACTGGAAAAAAACAGACTTCCAAAAGATAAAGCGGTGGCAGGTGCCACCTCTATTAGTCGCCTTGTGGATTGGTACATTTTTGCCTGGGGTGTTCGACGGCGGGTATTCTATTTCTGCGGCCATTGCGATTACGTTGGGTTCCTGGGTCATTTTATCGTCGGTTTGGGATGTGCGCCGAAAAATCAGTAAGTCATCAATCCCCTCTGAGGGAATGTCTAAATTGTCGCTCAGTTACTACGGTATGATCGTTGCTCATATCGGCTTTGCTCTTTCGCTTTTGGGTGCCAGCCTGAATACCATCTATAGCGACCAACGGGATGTGCGCCTATCGATTGGTGAGCCGCTATACGCAGCGGGTTACGAGTATGAATTACTTGATGTTACTCGCACGCGAGGTGCTAATTTTACCGCGGATGTCGGTGACGTGATTGTGCGGCGCAATGGCAAAGAAATTAGCCGCTTACGACCTCAAAAACGCCGCTATTTTTCCGGCGGTAATGTAATGACAGAAGCGGATATCGATGTAGGTTTTTTTCGTGATATTTATGTAGCACTAGGTGAAGAACTGGACAATGGCGACTGGGCTATACGCATACACTTTAAGCCACTTGTACGTTGGATATGGTTTGGTGCATTGTTTATGGCAATAGGGGGCGCTATTGCCATCAGTGATCGCCGCTATAAACTTCGCAAAAAGAAGACCAAGAAAGAGAGTGATATCCAAACGGAACACCCTGGTCCAGTAAGTGAGGCGCTTGGCGCTGCGGATAACAATGTTACAGGCACAACGCCGTCATGAATCGACTTAAACTCTTTATCCCTCTCTTTATATTTGCGGTACTCGCCGCTTTTCTCTGGAAAGGTTTATCTTTAGACCCGAATTATTTGCCTTCTGCGCTTATAGACAAGCCTGTGCCGGCGTTTGAACTGCCCAACTTGCGCGAGCCAGATCAATTAGTAAAAACTGAAGAATTGTTAGGTGAACCCTACTTGTTAAATGTTTGGGCCACTTGGTGTCCTAGTTGTCGAGTTGAGCACCCTTATTTACTCCAGCTTGCAGAGCAGGGTGTAAAAATAGTGGGTTTAAACTATAAAGACGAAGATGAGGCAGCGAAGGAATGGTTGAAGCATTTTAAAGACCCTTACAGCCTTATTATAGCTGACAGAGAAGGGCGCCTAGGGCTCGACTTAGGTGTTTATGGTGCGCCAGAAACGTTTATTGTTGATGCCCAAGGCATCATTCGATACAAACACGTTGGTGTGGTGGACGAACGCGTATGGCGATCTACGCTCGCGCCAATCTACAATAAATAACGGCACTATTATTTGGAAAAAGTGGAGGCGCACTACGCGCCTGATACAGCGTCGAGGCTCCTCAGTGGGCCTTAATTAAACACCCTAGAACAGTACACTCATGCGTTTGCTACCTGAATACTCTCCCGTTAAAAGTATCCTGCTTGCACTGCCCTATGCCGGTGGTGATTGGGATGCAAATCTGTCGGCGGCTTTAGAATGCTATACCGATATGGTCGAGGCTTTTATCCGCAGTGATAACGCTATAAATGTATTGTTGTTGACGCAACCTCGGAGCCGGGTCGAAAATTGGGTTAGTGGTTTGGCATTAACCGAAAAACAATTACAGCAGTTACAGGTGATACGTGACATAGCCTACGATGATACCTGGGTAAGAGATTTTGGGCCGTTAAGTTTTAACGAAAAAGGGAAGCCGCAATCGGCTACCTGTTATAAAACATTTACGTTTAATGGCTGGGGGAATAAGTATGCCTACAGTGCGGACGATAAAGTATCACAACAATTGATTCGCTACGGTATTGGCCCCCATTTAAAGTTGAACCTAGTGGTAGAGGGGGGAGGCATTGAAATAAACAACGCGGGTCATTTATTATTGAATAAGAATTGTATTGTCACCGATACCCGCAACCCAAATGTTGATATGGCGGCGTTAGAGGCGAGAATAAAAAGCGACTTGGGCAGTGGTGAAATTCTTTGGCTTGAAAATATACAATTAACCGGAGATGATACCGACGGCCATATTGATACGATTGCCCGCTTTCTTAATGATCACACCATCGTGGCCTGCGAAGCTAATACAGAACATCACGATGCTGAGTCGCTCGAGCGGCTCAACCAACAACTAACCGACATTTGTGAACAGAAAGGTTGGACACTTGCGGGCTTACCGGTACCGGTCATACATAGCCAGGTCGATAATCGCATATTACCCGCAACCTACGCTAATTTTCTCCACTGTAATAACACACTTTATGTCCCCATTTACGGTGTTGCTGAAGACGAAAAAGCCATTGCAGTATTACAGTCCTTAGCTCCCGAAAAAACAATCGTGGCTATTCGCTGTGAGGCATTGCTAGAGCAGCATGGCAGCCTCCATTGTGCAACCATGCAAATTGCTAGGTGAACCCGCAAATGAACAACACATTTATTGCCGCCGTTATACAACAGCCTATTTCCGGCAACGAAAAGTCGGTGAATCTCTCAGAAACAGAACAGCACATCCGTGATGCAGTCTATCAAGGGGCTGAATTAATTGTATTACAGGAGCTGCATGCAACCCGCTATGTTTGCCAAATAGAAGACACCGACGTTTTCGATCTCGCCGAACCATTGGACGGCGTTACCGCACAATTGATAGGTGCTCTTGCTGAAGAGCTGGATGTTGTCATTGTAATGTCAGGCTTTGAGCGTCGAGCCGCCGGCCTGTACCACAATACGGCTCAGGTTTTCGACGGAGACCAAGGCCGAGTGGGTCTCTATCGGAAAATGCATATACCCGATGACCCTGGTTTTTATGAGAAATTTTATTTCACTCCAGGTGATGCTGAGTCTAGTAAATTAAATGGTTTCGAGCCCGTCCAAACACGCCTTGGTAAACTGGGCATACTGATATGTTGGGACCAATGGTACCCAGAAGCAGCACGCTTAATGGCCCTGGCTGGC harbors:
- a CDS encoding heme lyase CcmF/NrfE family subunit produces the protein MIPEFGQIALIIAFLLSLCLSVIPMAGSFNGRLVWMTSARSLAVGLFVFVALSFGILSWSFYVDDFSVAYVANHSNLVLPVQYKISAVWGGHEGSLLLWVLILAGWTLAVSVFSNRLPIDILARVLSVMGMISVGFLLFMIATSNPFDRVLPNIPHDGGDLNPLLQDAGMIFHPPMLYMGYVGFSVVFAFAISALLSGRLDAAWARWSRPWTNAAWCFLTIGVALGSWWAYYELGWGGWWFWDPVENAAFMPWLVGTALIHSLAMTEKRGVFKNWTLFLAIFTFSLSLLGTFLVRSGVLTSVHSFAADPTRGVFILAFLGVVVGGSLTLFALRAPVVKSVSGFGFLSREAFLLANSIIFIIAANFILLGTLYPLVADALGQGKISVGEPWFNTFFVPLMAVVALTMGLGSMLNWKKTDFQKIKRWQVPPLLVALWIGTFLPGVFDGGYSISAAIAITLGSWVILSSVWDVRRKISKSSIPSEGMSKLSLSYYGMIVAHIGFALSLLGASLNTIYSDQRDVRLSIGEPLYAAGYEYELLDVTRTRGANFTADVGDVIVRRNGKEISRLRPQKRRYFSGGNVMTEADIDVGFFRDIYVALGEELDNGDWAIRIHFKPLVRWIWFGALFMAIGGAIAISDRRYKLRKKKTKKESDIQTEHPGPVSEALGAADNNVTGTTPS
- a CDS encoding DsbE family thiol:disulfide interchange protein, which produces MNRLKLFIPLFIFAVLAAFLWKGLSLDPNYLPSALIDKPVPAFELPNLREPDQLVKTEELLGEPYLLNVWATWCPSCRVEHPYLLQLAEQGVKIVGLNYKDEDEAAKEWLKHFKDPYSLIIADREGRLGLDLGVYGAPETFIVDAQGIIRYKHVGVVDERVWRSTLAPIYNK
- a CDS encoding carbon-nitrogen hydrolase codes for the protein MNNTFIAAVIQQPISGNEKSVNLSETEQHIRDAVYQGAELIVLQELHATRYVCQIEDTDVFDLAEPLDGVTAQLIGALAEELDVVIVMSGFERRAAGLYHNTAQVFDGDQGRVGLYRKMHIPDDPGFYEKFYFTPGDAESSKLNGFEPVQTRLGKLGILICWDQWYPEAARLMALAGAECLIYPTAIGWDPNDDDDEQNRQRDAWLTIQRGHAIANGLPVLVANRTGYEPSPTDDSDGIEFWGSSFITGPQGEYLLEPSIEAEGALFAQIDLGRSEQVRRVWPFLRDRRVDAYQNMNRRWLDDDHS
- a CDS encoding agmatine deiminase family protein: MRLLPEYSPVKSILLALPYAGGDWDANLSAALECYTDMVEAFIRSDNAINVLLLTQPRSRVENWVSGLALTEKQLQQLQVIRDIAYDDTWVRDFGPLSFNEKGKPQSATCYKTFTFNGWGNKYAYSADDKVSQQLIRYGIGPHLKLNLVVEGGGIEINNAGHLLLNKNCIVTDTRNPNVDMAALEARIKSDLGSGEILWLENIQLTGDDTDGHIDTIARFLNDHTIVACEANTEHHDAESLERLNQQLTDICEQKGWTLAGLPVPVIHSQVDNRILPATYANFLHCNNTLYVPIYGVAEDEKAIAVLQSLAPEKTIVAIRCEALLEQHGSLHCATMQIAR